The DNA segment AATAGGGGAATTCTATTTTGTTCTGCCTGATAAGAAAGCCACTAAAACCATACTTGAAGAAGAATATCTTAAAGATAAATTCGATATAATCCACCTTCACTGGCCTACAACTACATGGGATAGCTACGTTTTCGAATTCGCTGAGAAATATAATATACCTTTATGTGTTAACCTTCACTACGCTCTATCCCTTAGAGATGATGGTTACGGGATTCTCTCCAGGTTAATGTATAATATCAGTAAAGCTTATCTTAGAAAAGCTGATAGAATAATCGTAACCTCTAAAGCTCAGGAGAGCTTTGTTAAAAGCTTAGGCTATCCTTCAGTCGTTCACATACCTACAGGTGTGGATATAGAATATTTTAAACCTGGTTTGAAAACTGATAGTAGAATTAAAACAGTATTATATGTGGGTCGTATCTCCCCTGAGAAAAACGTTGAAGCGGCGATTAAAGCTTTCAAAAAATGCGGGCTAAGAGATACACGCCTCGTAATCGTTGGTAAAGGTCCTTTACTGAAATCTTTGCGGAGAAAGTATAGAGGCGAGAACATTATATTCACAGGGTATATTTCGGAGGCTGAGAAACTTAAATACTTGCAGAACGCTGACTTATTTGTCACAGCGACTAAAATGGAGTTAATGAGTATAGCTGTTCTTGAAGCTATGGCTTCAGGTTTACCCGTTATCACTTCACGGCTTGATGCGTTCGAAGAATTTGTGACGAGAGATGTGGGGCGTATGATTGAGTTAAATAATAATTTTGTAGATAACCTAGCCGCTACCATGAGAGAGCTTCTAGATAATGATAACTTAAGAAAAGTTATGGGTGCGGAGGCGCGTAGAAAAGTTGTAAACTTATGCTCTTGGCAGCGTATCAGTGAACGTATTAAAAAATTATATGAGAGTTTAATTAGCTGAGAGTAGAGTTAAATAAATTTTTCTCACGGGTTGGCGTTACTTCATATTTTTAATTATTTCACTAGTAAACTCTTTAGTGGTTAGCGTCCCCCCGATGTCAGGTGTTTTCTTATCTTGAGCGAGTGTTGTAAGAAGGGCTTTCTCAACTTTTTCAGCCGCTTCAGCCGCCTGTTTATCTCCATGTTTTAAACTAACCCATTCTAACATCATCTTCGCGCTGAGAATCATCGCAGTCGGATTAGCGTAATTTTTATTCTTCATGTGAAAAGCCGCGCCGTGCACTGGCTCAAACATGCCTTTGTCATCGCTGAGATTAGCCCCAGGGCATAAACCTAAACCGCCTTGAATCCATGAAGCCAAATCACTTAAAATATCTCCGAACATGTTCTCGGTTACGATAACATCGAATTGACTTGGGTTTTTCACTAGTTGATAAGCGCAGTTATCCACGTACATTTCATTGATCTCTAATTCAGAGTAGTTTCCTCCTATACGCCTACAAATATTTCTGAAGAATACATCTGAAATCAGTACATTCGATTTATCTACTATGGTGAGCTTTCTCCTTCTACGGAGAGCGTGTTCGCAGGCGACTCTCATAATTCTCTCCGTGGCTTTTCTAGTTATCAATCTTGTGTTGAAGGCGAAATCTTCTTGCATAGTTTCTATTCTAGAATATAATCCTTCAGAGTTCTCTCTAACAATTAAAAGGTTAGCTTCCTCCCCTTCATATAACCTGGATTTAACCCCTGGAAGGCTTCTGGCAGGTCTCAGATTTACGAATAAACCGAGCTCCTGTCTTAACGGGAGCACCACCTGCTTAGCGGTTTCCCCTGTAGGGCCTTTCAATATAAGCTCGCTTTGAACCGCCGCCTCCATGGTTTCCTTCGGCATCGCCACCCCGTATTTATTTAAAGCCTCATCTCCTGCTTCATAAAAAGTGAATTCGAATCTTACATCCGTGTTTTTTAAAACCTCTATCGCCGACTCCATTATGCTTGG comes from the Candidatus Odinarchaeum yellowstonii genome and includes:
- a CDS encoding isocitrate/isopropylmalate dehydrogenase family protein, with product MRIYKVMVLPGDGIGPSIMESAIEVLKNTDVRFEFTFYEAGDEALNKYGVAMPKETMEAAVQSELILKGPTGETAKQVVLPLRQELGLFVNLRPARSLPGVKSRLYEGEEANLLIVRENSEGLYSRIETMQEDFAFNTRLITRKATERIMRVACEHALRRRRKLTIVDKSNVLISDVFFRNICRRIGGNYSELEINEMYVDNCAYQLVKNPSQFDVIVTENMFGDILSDLASWIQGGLGLCPGANLSDDKGMFEPVHGAAFHMKNKNYANPTAMILSAKMMLEWVSLKHGDKQAAEAAEKVEKALLTTLAQDKKTPDIGGTLTTKEFTSEIIKNMK